In the Paramisgurnus dabryanus chromosome 5, PD_genome_1.1, whole genome shotgun sequence genome, one interval contains:
- the kcnv2b gene encoding LOW QUALITY PROTEIN: potassium voltage-gated channel subfamily V member 2 (The sequence of the model RefSeq protein was modified relative to this genomic sequence to represent the inferred CDS: inserted 3 bases in 2 codons): MTFSYQKDRRQSLFPNCKLETSESTDDFIPFAKEQLLKQWSSFTELQKDIYDIFTDVDGEEVVKHSDPSSWFPSRSPSRNCSLNLNVGGKSYRITYKMAARYPQSRIGRLATSTDLNVKLDLGNDYVVKDNKNFCDRDPDVFNSIFNFYRTGVLWIEDELCPRNFLEEINCWGIRIKYXCQILLEEKHDELGEQLKIQKELVAEVESEENEEVFEGMYCGNKRKALWNLMENPFSSVPAKLMSVGSSVFVMVSLVTMTLNTVDEMENMASVNQFSGKSYAELLETFCITFFTVDYLLRLVSTPDIRRFTKSVLNAVDLIAILPQILQFVIESFEISSSGKQNPDIETVGQVSKVGQVLRIMRLMRIFLILKLARHSIGMRAFGFTLRKCYQQVGCLFLFIAMGIFTFSVMVYSVEHDAPRTKFTSXSWWWASVSISTVGYGDMFPKTLLGRIFAFGCISFGIILNGLPISILFNKFSDYYAKLKSHEYTSNIKNRGKVNFLQRAKKKLQDCGWIETVS; the protein is encoded by the exons ATGACATTCAGCTACCAAAAAGACAGGAGACAGAGTCTCTTTCCCAACTGTAAACTAGAAACTTCCGAATCAACGGATGATTTTATCCCATTTGCCAAAGAGCAATTGCTCAAACAGTGGAGCTCTTTCACTGAACTACAAAAGGACATTTACGACATCTTCACCGATGTCGACGGTGAGGAGGTTGTGAAACATTCAGATCCTTCATCATGGTTTCCATCACGCAGTCCCAGCAGGAACTGTTCACTCAACCTCAACGTTGGAGGAAAGTCCTATCGCATCACCTACAAAATGGCAGCAAGGTATCCACAGAGCAGAATCGGCCGTTTGGCCACGTCCACCGACCTCAACGTGAAGCTGGACCTCGGTAATGACTACGTCGTGAAGGACAACAAAAATTTTTGTGATCGAGATCCAGATGTGTTCAACAGCATCTTCAACTTCTACAGGACTGGGGTGCTGTGGATCGAAGACGAGCTTTGTCCCAGAAACTTTCTGGAGGAGATCAATTGTTGGGGCATACGGATAAAGTA ATGCCAGATCTTGCTGGAGGAGAAACACGACGAGTTAGGGGAACAGCTCAAAATTCAAAAAGAACTCGTAGCAGAAGTGGAATCCGAAGAAAATGAGGAGGTGTTTGAGGGAATGTATTGTGGAAACAAGCGAAAGGCGCTTTGGAACCTAATGGAGAACCCTTTCTCCTCTGTACCAGCTAAACTCATGTCAGTGGGCTCTAGTGTGTTTGTAATGGTATCGCTGGTCACCATGACTTTGAATACAGTAGATGAAATGGAGAACATGGCATCTGTTAACCAGTTTAGTGGAAAGTCATATGCAGAGTTGTTAGAAACTTTCTGCATAACTTTCTTCACCGTTGATTATCTTCTACGTCTAGTGTCAACCCCTGACATCAGGCGTTTCACAAAGAGCGTGCTGAACGCGGTCGACCTGATAGCCATCCTACCGCAGATACTGCAGTTTGTGATCGAGAGTTTTGAGATCAGCAGTTCTGGTAAACAAAACCCTGATATAGAGACTGTAGGACAGGTTAGCAAAGTGGGACAAGTGCTACGAATCATGCGACTCATGCGTATTTTCCTTATTCTGAAACTGGCCCGTCACTCCATTGGCATGAGAGCATTTGGGTTCACGTTGAGGAAGTGCTATCAACAGGTGGGATGTCTTTTTCTCTTCATCGCCATGGGAATCTTCACATTTTCTGTCATGGTTTACAGTGTTGAGCATGATGCTCCTCGGACCAAGTTCACTA ATTCTTGGTGGTGGGCATCT GTTAGCATCTCTACTGTAGGCTATGGTGACATGTTTCCCAAGACCCTTCTGGGACGAATATTTGCCTTTGGATGCATTTCCTTCGGGATTATTTTAAACGGACTTCCGATTTCTATTCTCTTTAACAAGTTTTCAGATTATTACGCCAAATTGAAATCTCACGAATACACATCCAACATCAAGAATAGAGGGAAGGTTAACTTTTTACAGAGAGCCAAGAAGAAACTCCAAGACTGTGGCTGGATTGAAACCGTTTCATAG
- the rchy1 gene encoding RING finger and CHY zinc finger domain-containing protein 1 isoform X1, translating to MAATAAGCEHYVRNCLLKAPCCGKFYVCRLCHDGEENHQMDRFKVRDVKCAACHTIQEAQQTCKECGVKFGEYYCDICHLFDKDKKQYHCQPCGICRIGPREKYFHCTKCNLCLATDLKDNHKCVEDVSRQNCPVCMDDIHTSRIGAHVLPCGHLLHKTCFEDMWKTGAYRCPLCMQSALDMKMFWEERDKEIAQSPMPTEYQDATVKIICNDCQAHCIVSFHVLGMKCSNCGSYNTAQDGGLIIQTSAGLPAEQPNDNEPETEALD from the exons ATGGCCGCCACTGCAGCTGGGTGTGAGCATTATGTTCGCAACTGTTTATTAAAA GCGCCGTGCTGTGGGAAGTTTTATGTATGCAGACTCTGTCATGATGGTGAAGAAAATCATCAAATGGACCGATTTAAGGTCCGAGATGTCAAATGTGCGGCGTGCCATACTATTCAAGAG GCTCAGCAGACATGTAAGGAGTGCGGTGTGAAGTTTGGGGAGTATTACTGTGACATTTGTCATCTCTTTGACAAAGACAAGAAGCAATACCACTGCCAGCCTTGTGGAATATGCAG AATTGGTCCAAGAGAGAAATACTTCCATTGTACAAAGTGTAATTTATGTTTAGCCACCGATCTTAAAGATAATCACAAG TGTGTTGAGGATGTGTCGAGGCAAAACTGCCCGGTATGTATGGATGACATCCACACATCTAGAATAGGAGCTCATGTTCTTCCATGTGGACATCTTTTACACAA AACATGCTTTGAAGACATGTGGAAAACTGG TGCTTATCGTTGTCCACTGTGTATGCAGTCAGCATTAGACATGAAGATGTTTTGGgaagagagagataaagagatCGCCCAGTCACCCATGCCTACAGAGTACCAGGATGCTACAGTGAAG ATAATATGCAATGACTGTCAGGCTCATTGTATCGTCTCTTTCCACGTGTTGGGAATGAAATGCAGTAACTGTGGATCTTATAACACGGCACAGGACGGCGGGCTGATCATACAGACAAGTGCAGGACTGCCTGCAGAACAGCCAAATGACAATGAACCCGAAACAGAGGCACTCGACTGA
- the rchy1 gene encoding RING finger and CHY zinc finger domain-containing protein 1 isoform X3, translated as MYADSVMMVKKIIKWTDLRSEMSNVRRAILFKSFWLPQAQQTCKECGVKFGEYYCDICHLFDKDKKQYHCQPCGICRIGPREKYFHCTKCNLCLATDLKDNHKCVEDVSRQNCPVCMDDIHTSRIGAHVLPCGHLLHKTCFEDMWKTGAYRCPLCMQSALDMKMFWEERDKEIAQSPMPTEYQDATVKIICNDCQAHCIVSFHVLGMKCSNCGSYNTAQDGGLIIQTSAGLPAEQPNDNEPETEALD; from the exons ATGTATGCAGACTCTGTCATGATGGTGAAGAAAATCATCAAATGGACCGATTTAAGGTCCGAGATGTCAAATGTGCGGCGTGCCATACTATTCAAGAG TTTTTGGCTTCCTCAGGCTCAGCAGACATGTAAGGAGTGCGGTGTGAAGTTTGGGGAGTATTACTGTGACATTTGTCATCTCTTTGACAAAGACAAGAAGCAATACCACTGCCAGCCTTGTGGAATATGCAG AATTGGTCCAAGAGAGAAATACTTCCATTGTACAAAGTGTAATTTATGTTTAGCCACCGATCTTAAAGATAATCACAAG TGTGTTGAGGATGTGTCGAGGCAAAACTGCCCGGTATGTATGGATGACATCCACACATCTAGAATAGGAGCTCATGTTCTTCCATGTGGACATCTTTTACACAA AACATGCTTTGAAGACATGTGGAAAACTGG TGCTTATCGTTGTCCACTGTGTATGCAGTCAGCATTAGACATGAAGATGTTTTGGgaagagagagataaagagatCGCCCAGTCACCCATGCCTACAGAGTACCAGGATGCTACAGTGAAG ATAATATGCAATGACTGTCAGGCTCATTGTATCGTCTCTTTCCACGTGTTGGGAATGAAATGCAGTAACTGTGGATCTTATAACACGGCACAGGACGGCGGGCTGATCATACAGACAAGTGCAGGACTGCCTGCAGAACAGCCAAATGACAATGAACCCGAAACAGAGGCACTCGACTGA
- the rchy1 gene encoding RING finger and CHY zinc finger domain-containing protein 1 isoform X2 has protein sequence MYADSVMMVKKIIKWTDLRSEMSNVRRAILFKRFSSFWLPQAQQTCKECGVKFGEYYCDICHLFDKDKKQYHCQPCGICRIGPREKYFHCTKCNLCLATDLKDNHKCVEDVSRQNCPVCMDDIHTSRIGAHVLPCGHLLHKTCFEDMWKTGAYRCPLCMQSALDMKMFWEERDKEIAQSPMPTEYQDATVKIICNDCQAHCIVSFHVLGMKCSNCGSYNTAQDGGLIIQTSAGLPAEQPNDNEPETEALD, from the exons ATGTATGCAGACTCTGTCATGATGGTGAAGAAAATCATCAAATGGACCGATTTAAGGTCCGAGATGTCAAATGTGCGGCGTGCCATACTATTCAAGAG ATTTTCAAGTTTTTGGCTTCCTCAGGCTCAGCAGACATGTAAGGAGTGCGGTGTGAAGTTTGGGGAGTATTACTGTGACATTTGTCATCTCTTTGACAAAGACAAGAAGCAATACCACTGCCAGCCTTGTGGAATATGCAG AATTGGTCCAAGAGAGAAATACTTCCATTGTACAAAGTGTAATTTATGTTTAGCCACCGATCTTAAAGATAATCACAAG TGTGTTGAGGATGTGTCGAGGCAAAACTGCCCGGTATGTATGGATGACATCCACACATCTAGAATAGGAGCTCATGTTCTTCCATGTGGACATCTTTTACACAA AACATGCTTTGAAGACATGTGGAAAACTGG TGCTTATCGTTGTCCACTGTGTATGCAGTCAGCATTAGACATGAAGATGTTTTGGgaagagagagataaagagatCGCCCAGTCACCCATGCCTACAGAGTACCAGGATGCTACAGTGAAG ATAATATGCAATGACTGTCAGGCTCATTGTATCGTCTCTTTCCACGTGTTGGGAATGAAATGCAGTAACTGTGGATCTTATAACACGGCACAGGACGGCGGGCTGATCATACAGACAAGTGCAGGACTGCCTGCAGAACAGCCAAATGACAATGAACCCGAAACAGAGGCACTCGACTGA